A genomic window from Silene latifolia isolate original U9 population chromosome Y, ASM4854445v1, whole genome shotgun sequence includes:
- the LOC141631977 gene encoding uncharacterized protein LOC141631977, translated as MWYWAWERDGVYTVKSAYKMLAGDGLDIAEQSDGERGKWLWNRLLKVPVWPRIKLFFWQLCGEALATKANIAARIGGLGMACEEVRGGGEVRGWVESRWQELGCKEYSKFMVGCWAIWEHRNKVVFEGAEVAPHSVIRRVMDVLSESMNMEVMGREVRRRGGRMVRSDECDGWKAAPAGYVKLNVDAGVVDGDEVDTGVVCRDEHGLVVWGAARGRRQGWEPVVAKAVAMLDGLQEALERSHRNVVVESDCLEAVDAVKGKRNERSIFSLIIDDISSLCNSFRSVIFLHTSRVNNCVTHALAHIRPRVFGKMTWSDNLPPVPNDAVIFYLSLLK; from the exons ATGTGGTATTGGGCTTGGGAGCGAGATGGAGTTTATACGGTTAAGTCCGCGTACAAGATGCTTGCGGGGGATGGGCTGGACATAGCGGAGCAATCGGATGGGGAGCGTGGAAAGTGGTTATGGAATAGGTTGTTAAAGGTTCCGGTTTGGCCTCGTATAAAACTATTCTTCTGGCAGCTGTGTGGCGAAGCTCTAGCAACGAAAGCAAACATAGCCGCTCGAATTGGAG GGTTGGGAATGGCTTGTGAGGAGGTTCGGGGAGGGGGTGAGGTGAGGGGATGGGTGGAATCAAGATGGCAAGAACTGGGGTGCAAGGAGTATAGCAAGTTCATGGTTGGTTGTTGGGCTATATGGGAGCATCGAAACAAAGTAGTGTTCGAAGGCGCGGAGGTTGCACCGCACTCGGTTATAAGGAGAGTGATGGATGTGTTAAGTGAGTCTATGAATATGGAAGTGATGGGCAGAGAAGTGAGGAGACGAGGGGGACGGATGGTTAGGTCTGATGAGTGTGACGGATGGAAAGCGGCTCCGGCGGGATATGTGAAGCTAAATGTTGATGCTGGGGTGGTTGATGGTGACGAGGTAGACACGGGAGTAGTTTGTAGGGATGAGCATGGTTTGGTGGTGTGGGGAGCGGCCAGAGGACGTAGGCAAGGGTGGGAACCTGTGGTTGCGAAAGCGGTAGCTATGTTGGATGGACTGCAAGAGGCGTTGGAAAGGAGTCATCGAAATGTGGTGGTTGAAAGCGATTGTCTGGAAGCTGTGGATGCGGTCAAGGGAAAGCGCAATGAGAGGAGCATCTTTTCTTTAATTATAGACGATATTAGTTCTCTTTGTAATAGTTTTCGTTCGGTTATTTTCTTGCATACTAGTAGAGTTAATAATTGTGTGACGCACGCTTTAGCGCATATTAGGCCTAGAGTTTTTGGTAAGATGACTTGGTCGGATAATCTCCCACCGGTCCCGAACGATGCTGTTATTTTTTATCTTTCGTTATTAAAGTAA